From one Mytilus galloprovincialis chromosome 13, xbMytGall1.hap1.1, whole genome shotgun sequence genomic stretch:
- the LOC143057855 gene encoding uncharacterized protein LOC143057855 isoform X2, whose amino-acid sequence MFQMTHTQSHKMGKDKLDEGMNLNYLQTLQLIQNLEETSDILRSYLTEIDADLEKKQASREQSSGTLTNGSRCRDYMCKKCLSVLRTVTGTKTIIFTVILQGINLLIQTIIDFLPQNDTKAVLEASSATMIILQLINLVLIIITSANLARQMISGIQPVSWIFLIQSYIATLLLFAGLYTITKRLKPSSWKYLREDVDDPVYIAIIYCKFLYFSVSTGTLCGNVDITPYDWYNCIFVSMQMLLSFMYFASILGHACMPLHSAKKDRVLSRLASVNSPRSSRAPSRIITPNHSSSRLLEADYANYGSTVDTSEKDDK is encoded by the exons atgtttcaaatgaCTCATACACAATCACATAAGATGGGGAAAGACAAATT ggATGAGGGTATGAACCTGAATTATTTGCAGACTTTACAGCTTATACAGAATCTCGAAGAAACTAGTGATATCTTACGCAGCTACCTTACAGAAATAGATGCAGATCTAGAGAAG AAACAAGCCAGCAGAGAACAGTCATCTGGTACTCTGACTAATGGCAGCAGATGTAGAGAttatatgtgtaaaaaatgtTTATCTGTACTCAGAACAGTCACAGGAACGAAAACTATCATTTTTACAGTTATTCTccag GGAATTAATCTACTAATACAAACAATAATAGACTTTCTACCACAAAATGATACAAAGGCAGTGTTAGAGGCA AGCAGTGCTACCATGATTATACTTCAACTAATAAATCTAGTCCTCATTATCATAACCTCAG CCAATTTAGCGAGACAGATGATTTCTGGTATTCAGCCTGTTAGTTGGATATTTCTGATACAGTCCTACATTGCCACACTGTTGTTGTTTGCTGGATTGTATACTATTACTAAACGATTGAAG CCATCATCTTGGAAATATTTACGAGAGGATGTAGATGACCCAGTGTATATTGCTATAATTTATTGTAAATTCCTGTACTTTTCTGTATCTACTGGTACCCTATGTGGGAATGTTGACATCACTCCTTATGACTGGTACAATTGTATATTTGTTTCAATGCAG ATGTTGTTAAGTTTTATGTATTTTGCCTCAATACTGGGACATGCCTGCATGCCTCTCCATTCAGCTAAGAAAGATAGAGTTTTATCTAGGTTAGCATCAGTTAATAGTCCCAGAAGTTCCAGAGCACCAAGCAGAATAATCACACCTAATCATTCTTCATCAAGACTGCTTGAAGCTGATTATGCAA ATTATGGATCTACAGTAGACACATCTGAGAAGGATGACAAATAG
- the LOC143057855 gene encoding uncharacterized protein LOC143057855 isoform X1 yields the protein MAELSTELYWDHGGESLGDISPFTTENDENTPLHRSKRDEGMNLNYLQTLQLIQNLEETSDILRSYLTEIDADLEKKQASREQSSGTLTNGSRCRDYMCKKCLSVLRTVTGTKTIIFTVILQGINLLIQTIIDFLPQNDTKAVLEASSATMIILQLINLVLIIITSANLARQMISGIQPVSWIFLIQSYIATLLLFAGLYTITKRLKPSSWKYLREDVDDPVYIAIIYCKFLYFSVSTGTLCGNVDITPYDWYNCIFVSMQMLLSFMYFASILGHACMPLHSAKKDRVLSRLASVNSPRSSRAPSRIITPNHSSSRLLEADYANYGSTVDTSEKDDK from the exons ATGGCTGAGTTATCTACTGAGTTATACTGGGATCACGGGGGCGAAAGTTTGGGAGATATATCACCGTTTACGACAGAGAATGACGAAAATACACCGTTGCATCGATCAAAAAG ggATGAGGGTATGAACCTGAATTATTTGCAGACTTTACAGCTTATACAGAATCTCGAAGAAACTAGTGATATCTTACGCAGCTACCTTACAGAAATAGATGCAGATCTAGAGAAG AAACAAGCCAGCAGAGAACAGTCATCTGGTACTCTGACTAATGGCAGCAGATGTAGAGAttatatgtgtaaaaaatgtTTATCTGTACTCAGAACAGTCACAGGAACGAAAACTATCATTTTTACAGTTATTCTccag GGAATTAATCTACTAATACAAACAATAATAGACTTTCTACCACAAAATGATACAAAGGCAGTGTTAGAGGCA AGCAGTGCTACCATGATTATACTTCAACTAATAAATCTAGTCCTCATTATCATAACCTCAG CCAATTTAGCGAGACAGATGATTTCTGGTATTCAGCCTGTTAGTTGGATATTTCTGATACAGTCCTACATTGCCACACTGTTGTTGTTTGCTGGATTGTATACTATTACTAAACGATTGAAG CCATCATCTTGGAAATATTTACGAGAGGATGTAGATGACCCAGTGTATATTGCTATAATTTATTGTAAATTCCTGTACTTTTCTGTATCTACTGGTACCCTATGTGGGAATGTTGACATCACTCCTTATGACTGGTACAATTGTATATTTGTTTCAATGCAG ATGTTGTTAAGTTTTATGTATTTTGCCTCAATACTGGGACATGCCTGCATGCCTCTCCATTCAGCTAAGAAAGATAGAGTTTTATCTAGGTTAGCATCAGTTAATAGTCCCAGAAGTTCCAGAGCACCAAGCAGAATAATCACACCTAATCATTCTTCATCAAGACTGCTTGAAGCTGATTATGCAA ATTATGGATCTACAGTAGACACATCTGAGAAGGATGACAAATAG